The following DNA comes from Apis cerana isolate GH-2021 linkage group LG14, AcerK_1.0, whole genome shotgun sequence.
TCTGGTAAATCGGTGAATCACGAGTATACAGGTACACGTTTGCAGATCGGCGAGCTGTTAGGCGGTGAGAAGAACTCGACGAGGAAACAGATGCAGGATGTGATAcagttcgaaacgaaattagcGCGGATCATGACGTCACCCGAGAATCGTCGGGATAAAGAAAAGCTTTACAATTTGATGTCGTTGAACGAACTTCAACGTAAAGCGCCATTCGTAAGTACACAAGCGAGAGCCGCGTGAATCCGCGCGGTATTGGTCGGCGTACGTCTAACGCGTTTTTCACCTTCCAtgaatattactattatgaaaattactaGTGATACTAGAGTATAGCTATAGCTAGTATAGATAGGTAGATAGGTAGGTGGAGAGTAAGTAGATCGAATATCACCGTCCTATAATTGAGGATTCGCTTAATTTTTAGATGTCGTGGGTagactattttaaaaatgcgaCGCGTATCGTTAACAAGAAGATCAACGACAAGATGATGATCGTGAACTTTGCCCcggaatattttatcaaattgtcCAACCTGGTATTAGACTACAACAAAACGAACGAAGGAAAAGTGTAAGTTTCCTTTCCCTCCCCGAAACCCTCCGAACCCTATCGAAACGAactttatctttctctctctctactctTTCCCCTTCCATTCTCTTACCtttcttccccttttttttactttttctctttctctgtctcttttCTCCCAAACAGGGTACTGAATAATTATCTGGTTTGGCAAACGGTGAAATCTCTAACCACCTGCCTGTCGAAACCGTTTCGCGACGCTTACAAGGGCCTGAGGAAAGCTTTGATCGGTTTGGAAGGCCAGGAGCAGCAATGGCGTTATTGCGTCAGCGATACGCATAACGCGATGGGTTTTGCGATCGGTGCCATGTTCGTTAGAGAAGTTTTCCATGGAAAGAGCAAACCCATGGTTAATTTACACTCACTTATATACTTttcgataatgataataacgataatagtaataataataataataataatgatataaattacacACGTGCTCTCCGTTTCTCCCTGTTTTCGTTGGGAGCACGTTAACGAGCGAATTCGGCTTTAAATCGCGATGAAATCGATTCCAGGCGGAGAAGATGATCGACCAAATACGGAAAGCTTTTACCAAGAATTTGAAGAATCTGGATTGGATGGATCCGAAAACGAGACGGGCAGCCGAGGAGAAAGCGAACGCGATTACCGACATGGTCGGTTTCCCCAATTTTATCTTGAACCCGTACGAGCTCGACGAACGTTACAAGGATCTGACGATCAAGCAAAACGAATACTTTCAAAATAACATACGGGtgaataagtataatttacgaaagaatttagaaaagtTGGATCAACCTGTGAACAAGACTACGTGGATCATGACACCGCCAACGGTGAACGCTTATTACTGGCCCACGAAAAATCAAATGGTTTTTCCCGCTGGTATCCTTCAGAGCCCGTTCTACGATATGGAAAATCCGAACAGTTTGAATTTCGGTGGTATAGGAGTAGTGATGGGACACGAATTGACTCACGCGTTCGATGATCAAGGTGAGTAAGTAGACGTAGTATCTATTTACGCGcgaaaccaaaaaaaaaatatatatatatgtatatatataggtacatacatatatgtgtgtatatatatatatatatatatatatacacacacatatacatatgtataacgATTTCGTATTTATTCGTCGTTTCGTGATTCTTAGGAAGAGAGTACGATTTACACGGAAACTTGAATCATTGGTGGAACAATGCCACGATAGAGAGATTCAAAAATAGAACGGAGTGTTTCGTCGAGCAGTACAGTAATTTCGAGATAAATGGCCGACACGTAAACGGATTGCAGACATTGGGTTAGTCGCGTTACCATTCGCGATACGCAAAATATcgtatatagtattatatatacacacgttaTATCGTTCTCACATTATCCACGTATTGTTATTACGTACGATCCATTTTTATTGCAGGGGAAAATATCGCGGATAACGGTGGTCTTAAAGCAGCGTATCACGCGTATCTCTCGATCCCAAAAAGCTACAAAGATCAGCTACCCTTGCCCGGTCTTAATTTGACGCATCGACAATTGTTCTTTCTGAATTTTGCTCAGGTAAAATCgtcatccccctccccctcgttgCTTCCTCGCTCGTCGTTCATCGATCCCGAATCTTTTCATCGAACAGCGAACGTGAAGGGGATGATAACGTTTGTTCTCAGGTTTGGTGTTCCGCCATAATGTCCGAGGCGGTAGCCCTTCAAATCGAGAAAGACGCTCATTGTCCATCGAAATACAGAGTGATAGGATCGCTCTCGAATCTACCAGAATTCGCTGCGGAATTCAATTGTCCCGAAGGCTCGCGGATGAATCCGGTTCACAAGTGCGAAGTGTGGTAATGCATCTCGTTTCCTTCTAGAAAATCCTTTGTCCGATGATTGTCGATGCAAGAAATTGCATCGTTTCGATTCCATTGTCGGTATGATATACGGTATATAATGTACGGTATATATCGCGAACGAGTCGTTGTCAAaactcaaagaaaaaaatgcttcCGCTTCTATCTTTAGAGCTAGCGGCTCTTCCTTCGacgtttcgatttttattcgattacgAGATAAAATTCGTCGTTTCGCGACGACAAAAGCAAAGCATCGGTTCGCGCTTTATCATACTTCCCAAATCGTTCCTCCACGCGGGAATTGGATTCGTAAACAGAGTATTCCACGAATAAAAGAAACGTCGAAAACATAGAAGCGACGGATGCAACGAATCCAGTTTGCGACAACGTGATTTTATCCGATTTCAaacgttaaatttaatcaacgtCCATTTCGCCAATTCGTGTTGCgtgatttattcgaaattctaGCGAATAAATCGAACACCGAACATTCAAGATCTCGCGGCTTATGCGTGTTTGATGTATCGGTTTAAACTGTGTACTCGAGAAAATCAGCTTCGAAGCTGGATTAGAAAGATACTAGGACCATATACGGTTATACGAATCGTTCAATTTCCTCGTACGACGTTGCGTCGCGCCAATGTTTTTTCactaacaaataaattcactATGGTTCATCGCGATCACtggaaatatttaatccattgaatcgaccgaccgaccgaccgactaACCGACCGACCGatcgaccgaccgaccgatcGACCGATCGAACAATCGACCAACTGACCGACTTTATACTTTGTACCATAAGCGAGCATGTTTCTACGCGATAACtgatttttcacttttatacTTATACTTGAAATCAGTATTGATTATCCGTTCGAAACGCGCTACAATATTACACGCTATTTACagcaataaatttacaatacgtaactatatatttacttgaaaCTTAACGCGTATAAAGATATATCGTTTTGGAATTCTGTCTTTGATTAATCTCTCTTCGGCAGAACACATATCTATTATCTACATATCTATCCGATATTGACACGATGCGTTATTAACTAAACAAGGGAAATTAAGGAAATTAGGAGAAcgacgattttaaaatatacgaaaaaacaaaggaaagaagataaaggaaataaaaaatgaatggaatgaaacgtaaaaagaagaagaaaaagaaaatagaatgatTAATTCACTcggtttaaaattctttatccgTTTCTCTCATTCGTAATGGAGAAGCAATTTTCACGGATCTCGATGAGCCATGGCGATCACAAACAGCGTATTGCTGTAATTTCTGCAGGCAGGAAGTTAAGATCTTAACATTAagcttaagaaattaaattttctaaaaaaaaaaaaaaaaactacgcgctatatatatatatatatatatatatatatagtttatatataggaTGGAACCAATATTGAGCAATATTCGAAGAATCGCTATGAACGttcgaatatatacatatacatatataaatatatgtatacatttcaaatatatatgttaacgCGTATACGAATTTTATCAAGTGTATCGCAAAgacgaaaaatagaatttcgatTGTTGCAATCACGGGAGGGTaggagaaagaataaataaacgatgaTTCACTTCTATCGTACTTTTGTCGATGTTATCATACATTTGACGCActtaattagatatttctaattttcattttttttttccttcgtttcgacCATCATTGATCATTCGAACGTTCGTAgttgaatgaaaaagaagaaacgatttgTCAAAAAATTACCCGTATTTCAtgctcgattaatttttctttatctcgattcgacgacgaataaaaatacaaattgacGACGGCCTCTTGTTGTCTTCTgcgtacatattttataaaagaatgcaACAAAGTTCGACGAACAAGTGTTGTGCGtcgaatgagaaaaaattcttagaaatatactaataatattcgaaaacatatatttgttaacgACGCACatgtaaatcaaataaaaaaagaaacaaatgaaataacgagaattttattagcaattaaaggaaaagaaaaaaaaaaataaaacaagaatgGAATACACGAgaaattcgtataattttttgcatttcctttctatctatctctccttctcctttctttttattctcgcGAATCACAATCAAATTTCAACTCCAAAAGTTAAGACgaattaacttaaaaatttcgttttatcctACCGTATTAACGCTCGGGATAATCGTGTGAAAAATTACGAATCCGAAGAACGATGAACGATACGAGTACGGCTcggttcgatcgatcgagagatCGCGATCGTctcaattttcgatttttttcctttccttctcgatcgaatcgtatcgagaaatttttagaaaacgtTGAGTGacgaatttacaaaaaaagatcgttaatttaaaaaacgagtTGGCCAATTTGTCGAGAATCGTTATTTTGCAAACACGACACATTGcagaaatgttattttaagagTCGAGTAGCGATCACTCGTTCGAACGATACGGCAAACGTAccgaatttatcgataaaaaaacacGTTCGAAACacgttcgaaacgttttaaataatcaaaatcagAAGTACAAAGTCGAGAATTTaatccaccaccaccaccactacaTATTTCACGtgtctccttttcttttcttttttttttcaacttcaaAGATTTCAACGTTTCAAGATTCAATCCTGCTCAAGATTCGCGCTTTCTTTCGCGATCGTTGGATcataaaagaagtaaaaaagattgattttacGACTTTGTCTTCTGACACCCGATCGATGATCAACCTAGATGAAAGGTAAACGTACCGATAATCGAGTCAAGTTATTCGATCGCAAGACCACACTTACGTATTCCAATAGGTTAAATCGAATTGAAGCTGGAAACGTTCAATCTTGAAAATTGAACGCGCGATATCGATATATACGCGCTTATACCACGTGTAATCCACTATCCGATATCTAGTCAGGAATATCGGCTTTGGATTGATAAATTGTAAccgtatatattaattttcaccgCTCGCAAAGTATCATCAAGCGGCATTAATGTCCGTTGGAATATCTTACAAGATGGTTATAATTGGAATACTGTAAACGTAATAACCGGAGGTGTCGGAATAAATCACGGTGGCTAGCTAGCACCGGTAGTGCGTGAGTCCCTCCATTCATCATCGGGTCCGGCTGGCCGCCGCGCCGTGCCGGTCCTTGCTTTCCGTTAAATCGTTCTGCATTTTCGACGAAGAAACGCCTTTATTACGGTGCACGCACTaaccccccctctctctctctcattctctctttcCCGTTTACCAAACCCCTTTCCCTGCCGTACTATACTTATACCTGTCTAGACGAATGAATCATACGAGTATTTTCACCCACCAACCGTGTAGGTGGTACACGGAAAATTGGTCAGATTCCTCGTACGGTCTTTTAACACATTCTATATTCGTTCCGATAGTCGTTGTTCAAACATTCGACGACGAAAAGATGACGAACGTATCGGTTCGCGATACGCGTATTCTCTCTCGTATGTATGTACAACTTCTCCATCTTATATTccaacttataataatatcggaATAGTCActcatatattctatatattccgTGAAAAAAACCAATCGTATAAACCGTTTAAAAGATTCTTCGTGCGAACGATTCAAATGTTATACCGATGATTAATTCGACGCTCTCTTTTACTTACCGGGATTCATCGATCACAAACGTTTCGCGTAATAAGAGTcgttaagagaaaaaaaatgtatagataAAAGATGATACGTATTCAAGTAttcgaattgtttttttttttttttctaggaaaaattcataaaagctcgaggatggaaaaaaagaggggaatGATAggggaaagaaatataatattcgtaaaaaaatggTTCATTAATGGGAACGCATCggaaagatgaagaagaacGAAGAAACCGGGATCATTTTTTCAAGCCACCTGCTGTTGATGCAGTTGGACCAAGCCTCCCCTCGCGCCTTGTCGTCAGTCCTCGAACGATGACAAACGACAACGGCGATGCGTGGGGTATTCATCTAATAGGGAACATGTGAAAaacacgataaattttaagattttccctggctcctctccctcctttgctcccaattttctattttccatcttttttcgGTTTTCAACTACGTTAacgtattttcaaaaaagaaagaagaaaaaaaggaaataataagaggaaagaaaaaaaaatcattcacatatcgatcgaagatcgatcgaaaagttTTCTCTCAAATCTGACGATTCAGCGATCGAATATGCCGATCGGGACCATGCATCTCGTCTTCCGTGATCGAACGTAGACACACGTCACAGTTCAAGAATAGTCGATTTCACTGTTTTGCAATGCATCGCGTAATGCATTTCGTAGCGAGCAAGCGATTTTCGATACAACGAAGGATTTGAATCTCGTTTTGAAAGTCGATTTGGATTTTAAATGCGTGAAAAGAAATCATTCTTCTACCTTGTTCTTCCATCCTGTGTCCTGTCGCATTTCGGTTCTTTTATTttgctctctctttccctctctctctctctttctctctcccccctcccctctcctttgTTATCTGCTGTCCATCGATCGGGCAGTTGGACTGGTCGAtctaaaaattcgatcgatttttgagCATGAGCCGAGCAAACACCGAGCAGATatcctaataaaatattaaatcttttctctcgtaatcttttttctcttgaaATACATCGAATCGCGACGAAGTTCAGTTTCGAAGGCCTTGAAATTTTGgccaaagataattttatcgaaacttttttttttttttttttttttcatatatactcgttcaaatattcaaaaaattctacgaCGAAACCGACGGACGAACGATCTGGAATAAATATCTTGTTCGTCAATCGAGATGTGCAAAGTGGAGTCAAGAGAATCGAAGGCGaaattggaagaagaaaattggagAAGAGAATGAGGGATAGATTttaagggggagggggaaagaaagaaaaaaacgaagataAAAGTTAAAGGATATTACgaaggggaaagaaaaaggcaATGGATGGATGACAGAAGAAAGGTGAACCTCTCTGATTAAAGGGTCGGGAAGGACGGGAAAGGGGCGCATGACGAAAGGGGGAACGAAAGGCTTGGGGTGGAGATGCGTTAAGGTGGCTACGAGAATGGGGCATCGGTGGAGGCGAAACTGGTAGCAAAGAGAACGAGGAGTTACAGGAGGAGAATACGGGTATGGAAAGGGAAGAGTGTTgttagtggtggtggtggtggtggtggtggtggtggtggtggtggcagGGATGGcaacggtggtggtggtggcgatGGTGGTTgtggtggtggtagtggcggcggtggtggtggtggcggcgaTAGCGGCAACGGTGACGACGGCAGTGGTAAGTAGAGAGGTAAAGAGAGTCGTGATGGTAGTGAGATAGTATAATATGCAATGCTGGCAATGGTGATGGCGATGAGACAGTGTGTTGGAGGTAATAGTAGCGGTAGTagtggtgatggtggtggtagtGGTAGAGGTGGTGGTAGCAGTAGCGGCGGTGGTGGCAACGGTGGCGGCAATGGAGGTggtggaggagaaagagaaagagaaggtgGGGGTTAGTCTATGGTAGCGGGTGCACGATCGGCCTTTACATACGAATACGTAAGATACTACGGAAGAGAAAAGGCGGTCTACGTGcacgagaagaaaagagagagcgaGTGAGAATAAAAGGTAGagcgacagagagagagagagagagagagagagagagagaaggagaaggagaaggagaaagagtaGGAgtaggaggaggtggaggaggagaaggagaaggaggagaaggaggagaaagaggaggaggagaaggaggagaaagaggaggaggagaaggaggagaaagaggaggaggaggaggaggaggagaagaagaagaagaagaagaagaagaagtagaagaagaagagaggaggTGGTCTCCGTGTCGACATATATGCGATGAGAACGCGCGTCTCCTGACTCAGTGCTTGACAAGCTAGCAAGCTCTTAGGATTCATCGAGTTTTATCGGCACGGCGCGAAACAACACGCTTTGCCAGCTGGCCTGCCACTGCCACGCGAGTtcgcttcttctcttctccgtACCGTTCTCCTTCTTCACGGACGCCACGATCTTTTCCTTCCGGATTTCTTCACTCGTTTCCATCGTTTCTTTAGcgatcaattttttcccccccattCATCCAGAAGATCAAACCGTATCGATCCGTTTCAAATCGAATCGAACATTTCGAACatttgaattttcgaaagGAGAATCGAAAGgggggggaaagaaaaattcgcgaATTAATATCGACAATATACCTGGGataagcgagagagagagagagagagagaaagagaaaaagagagagagagagagcgagagagagagaaagagagaaagagagagaaaaaagtggAACGAAGAAAGATCACAACGgctttgatttattattggtGACATGACTCCCAAGATACGTTTAAAAAGATGCACGGTATATCGGTAAACGGTGTGTTGCTAGCGCGCACATGTCTAGATTAAAGTTCGCGCGTGAACCAGAGGTCACGAGGGTTCACCGGATCGTTCCGTTCCAAAAAGGATACGGAAGAAATCCGATTGTACGTGTCCAGTGAACATCGGCCTCGAGTGTAATGTGCTTTTTCCAATATGTCTTGGTGCTTCTAGTGTATAACCATTATgctctttaaataatattttttagtgatCTCtacaaagaaaaacaattggaCGAAAAGCATGGATCTATTCGTTCCAAGATTTTTGTCCTTGTCGTACCACCGATAACAATTCGTCGTCCCGTTCACGTATTTGTGTATTTTATGTTTGATTCCGTAAAATATTCATCCGacaattttaaagattgcAAGAACAAGAAAGTGCTACGACTTTCTCTGTCGAATTTGCCACTTTGTTCAGAGAGGGACGCAAAGGAACGCAAAcggagataaaaaagaaaaaacgaaaattggaTTGTGCGCGATCGCTGAATTTGCGATCGAGATCGATACTGTTCCACTTACACCGAACGATGCATCGAGCGATGACTGTAACCAACTATCACGTATTATCGTCTACCGGAGGAAGTTTTTGGTGGTAAAAGTGGTGTCTCGACGTTCCACGGAATCGAAAGGAATAGCATCGTCGAATAAACAACGGAAGAAGTTCTTTTCACGGAAGCGAATAGCTGCGAAGAAGGAGGAGCTGGagcaagaggaagaagagaagggaGCGAAGGAGGgcggcgaggaggaggaggaggaggaggaagaagaggaggaagaggaagaggaagaggaagaggaggaagaagagaagcaGGAACAGAAAGTAgtagcggcggcggcggcggcggcggtgaCGGTGGTGATTGTAGTGGTGGCATTGGCAGCAACgttggaagaggaggaggaagaggaggaggaagaagcagagaagaaggaggaaggggaggaggacaacaacaacgacgacgagaagaaggaggaagtggaggaggtggaggtggGGGTGGAGGaggcggagggggagggggaggcggGGGAGGAAGAGGCGGAGGCcgcggtggaggaggaggaagaagaagaagaagaagaagaagaggaggagaaggaggaggaggaggaagagaaggagaaggaggtgaaagaggaggaggagaaagagacgaGAAAAAGGGAcaaaatatacgaatttttaattcgcgcgagataaaaaaggaaggagacaGGAGTAAAGGGCTAATAGCCCTTTGGAAGCGTGGGGAAAAATTAGGAGAAAAATCGTCAAAGTACAGCGATGAGGTGGAATATTTGATCGCTCGGTTTGCGAGGGAAACCGATTGTAACTAATCCGACTAAGAGCGACCTTGAGCAAAATGGTCAGGGGGATGGTGTTACTAGTCTTGCTAGTTCTCTTCGGTGCCTTCGACGTTCCTGGCATCGAGAGGGTTCGTGTTAGATATCTGGCTAATGCTGGTAACACCTGTAACGCTTGTAGAATGCACGAGGAGATCAGAGCTCTCAGCCTCAAAGCCATCAAGGAACAAATTTTGAACAAGTTGGGCTTGAAACAAGCTCCAAACATGACAGGTAGAGCCCTGCCAAGAATTCCGCCGATTTCCAAATTGATGGATATGTACGGGATGCAAGCTGATCAACCTCAACCTCTCGAGCCCGGTATCTCGCATCACGAGGAGATCGACGAGTATGCTGCCAAAACGGAGAGCGTCTTCGCCCTGGCGCAACCTCGTAAGTTTCTTCaaaatctttcctttttcgatcCTTCCGGAATCTTTCCCTTCTTGTCCGATTACGATGCATCGCACGAGTCCaaatggggggaggggggtataaaaaaggaaaaaaatacaaatttcattaaatttttctcgcaTCGTTTCACGTACGTATTATACCATTTTTTCGTTCGGAGATAACGAGGATGATTTACGAGGATAATATATCGATAGTAAATacattagaagaagaagaaaaaagaaaaggaaataaagaaaatatatttccactttgatataaagttattattttagctATCAACTCGCTCATTCTAATCATCACACGCATCGCATGTTGCAGCTGCCGTATTTCTCCTTgcaacattaattaaattaaccttTTCAATTCGACGAatcgttcatttttatttatccaccATCGTGTATAATTCGTCACATTGTAGTTTAAATTGGAACGCGCCTAGTTGCGAACATCTCGTTTGATCGAATTTATCCGGATAAAGATTATGTAACTTGCCCGTAACTTTACCTCATTAACGAAATTGCGAATATTATATCGACGAGCAAAATTCGAGTAGCGAGATTAACTCTCTTCGTACCCGTCTTGTATTCGTCTAACAACGCGTTGCACGATTCGATCCGTATCGtacgatttaaatttctatgatatgcgcgtatttagatttttctcaCTCGTTCTACTTTCTCGCGAACGCGAAGAAACCggagaagaaataagaattagaTTCGAAATTCGATCGTGCTCGGTCGATCGCGTCCAACTTTACTTTTCCAGTAAATTATAGTAACGCCAAAATTGGCCGAAAGACCGTGATCGCTCGTTCGCGGCAACGCATTGCGATCGATCCGTTTAATTCCATGCAATCGTCTGTTAATTTTGTTTGGCCGTTATAATTTGCCTcgttttattcgattcgatttaattggattttcgaataaaacttTACTCGTGTTAGATATACGTACGTATACGTTATACGAAAACAAAGTTGCAAGGCACAGAGAAGATGGATGGAAAAGTATAGCATCCTCGAGGCAAAGATACTCTTTACTCTTTTCAACGAATACCACGTAATAATCACGTTAAAGCTGTAACCTGTGTTTAGGATTGTTTTTTCTCACATGTATACACGCATCCCTTCTTCCCTTCTCCCCCCGCCACGTATCCGAGAGGAATCAGGATCTTCCTCTTTCAAGAagcaaaaatttcgatcgagaacCGCACGAAGCCGATTATTTTCGAacgatcttaaatttaatggcCAATTTATCTACGATCGTTGGTTGACAGGATTCGCATGAAACACGACAGGCTATCTTCGACCACGTTCTTAGCCGTCTGGTATCTTGTGATTACAGGTGCTTGCGAGAACTTTTAAGCGAGTTGTTATTGCATTACCGTATAATTATAGGGCCATTGTCAGTAGACGATCAAGAGAAATGACCTGTTAGCGATTCTTTGTCGGCAACGCTCGAGTGCTGTTATACGATCAAATTTTTGCCcggataattgt
Coding sequences within:
- the LOC107993437 gene encoding endothelin-converting enzyme homolog isoform X5, with product MEKVRDGTHCLTEHCITVAASIINSIDRSVDPCDDFYEYACGGWIKKNPIPDGNSMWGTFDKFEQENQLIVKNVLEKPLVEMKSKAEKKAKYYFLSCMDANDTIETLGAKPMLDLLDTIGGWNVSGKFNISEWSLQNSMHILQNVYNMDGLFTWAVNEDDRNSSRHIIQIDQGGLTLPTADDYLNITEHGKVLAAYLEYMTKIGELLGGEKNSTRKQMQDVIQFETKLARIMTSPENRRDKEKLYNLMSLNELQRKAPFMSWVDYFKNATRIVNKKINDKMMIVNFAPEYFIKLSNLVLDYNKTNEGKVVLNNYLVWQTVKSLTTCLSKPFRDAYKGLRKALIGLEGQEQQWRYCVSDTHNAMGFAIGAMFVREVFHGKSKPMAEKMIDQIRKAFTKNLKNLDWMDPKTRRAAEEKANAITDMVGFPNFILNPYELDERYKDLTIKQNEYFQNNIRVNKYNLRKNLEKLDQPVNKTTWIMTPPTVNAYYWPTKNQMVFPAGILQSPFYDMENPNSLNFGGIGVVMGHELTHAFDDQGREYDLHGNLNHWWNNATIERFKNRTECFVEQYSNFEINGRHVNGLQTLGENIADNGGLKAAYHAYLSIPKSYKDQLPLPGLNLTHRQLFFLNFAQVWCSAIMSEAVALQIEKDAHCPSKYRVIGSLSNLPEFAAEFNCPEGSRMNPVHKCEVW